The Verrucomicrobiota bacterium genome includes the window GATTGCAGCGTCGCCACCAAGGCGAGGGTGTTTCCGGAGAGTTTGTTGGTGAGCCCAAAGGTCACCGTGATGGTTTCTCCGTTTTCGACGATGGCATTGGCGGCTCCGCAGCCGCTTTGGGCGGATATGTGAGCCACGTCGAAAGGTCTTGGGTTGAATGAAGTTGCGCTGGCGGAGCTGGTGGAGCCCACAGCAAATACGGCCATCATTAAGGCCGCGAGCCATTGCCAGGCACGACTCCTTTGCCTAGGCACGGTATAGGTATCGCGTTTCATGGGGTCTATTGTGTGTCTGTTCATGGTTTTGTCGTATTGGCTATGGGTAAATTCATTTAAGCGCGGCGCCGGTTTTTTGCAACAAAAAGTATTTTGGTTCATGCAGTTCTGTTCGTGACACGTGCCCGATTCCCACCCTCATGGCCCAACCCTTTCGGCCGTCCAAAACGCTTTGCCGACGGCTATAACGACCTTTCGGAGCTGATCCAATCCGCTCCAAACCGTGCTCTTACTGCTGTCGTTTTCTGGGTCGATATCGCGGGCATTCCGTCATCCCGCGACGTTTTTCTACGAGGGTAGAAAAGAGCTAGTCCCGAACAATTGCTGTCAGAGTTACGCATTTTCAATGCTTTGCGCAAGGAAAAAGTGTGCTGCGCCCCAAGGGTCTTTCGGGTGGAGCACCGAAAGAACCGGCCCGCACGATAACGATTAGCATAAGAGATGCCAGGAGCAGGCTTTGGCGCCTGGGTTATCGCCGTGTTCAAATGGACTCGAAGGCCGAGGTTTCCGAGCGAGTCATTCTTCATGGATTTCCGCGCGGCTCGCGAGCTCAGCAGCTTTCATTTTGAATGATCAAGGTAGGGCGCGCACTCCGCTGCGCGCCGAAACCGGGTGTTTCCAAAGGCGGCGCGCACGGAGTGACGCGCCCTACCCACCAAAATGAGAACGACTGTCGCGAGCTTCCTTCATCTTGTCGTTCTTAGTCTCAATCGCGAAAATTCTGAAAGTTGAGAGCAAGCGGAAAGTCCTTTCCTTTCACGGCGGCGATGACGGATTGCAAGTCATCCCTGCTTTTGCCGCTGACTCGAACGGTATCCCCTTGAATCTGTGCGGTGACTTTGAGGCCGAGTTGTCTCACGAAGGTGGCGATTTCCTTGGCAACGGTCGAGTCGAGGCCCTGTTTGATTTTGATGGTTTGGCGCGCGTGACCCAAGGGCGACAGGTCAGGATCCCCTTTGTCCACGTTTTTTGGACTGACGCCTCGTTTGGAGAGTTTGGTCGTGACCATTTCGACGAGCGTTTTCATTTTGTAGGCATCGAGAGCGGTCAAGTGGATCTCATTTTTCTCCAGATTGATCTCGGCCGGGCTGTCTTTGAAATCGAAGCGCGTGGCGAGTTCTTTGCGCGCCTGGTTGACGGCGTTCTCGATTTCCATGGAGTTGACTTCTGAAACAATGTCGAAGGTGGGCATAGGCGTTTAGCGGCGTTGAGGTTTGGAGAGATAGCCGTTGGTGGAAAACCAAGCAATCGCATCTTCGAAAGCTTGGCGCGGGGAGGTTTGGGGCATGCCTAATTCCTGGATGGCTTTGGCGGGGTTGAAGTACATCTTGTATCGAGCCATCTTCACACCCGCCAGGGGTGCTCGTGGCGGGGTGCCGGTAAGCCAGGAAAGGCTCTCGTTGCAGAGGGCGGCGGCGTAGGCAAGGGCGTATGGAATGCGAAATAGTGGCGCTTTCGACCCCCCAATCTCAGCGATGAGCTTCAGCGTCTCGCCCATGCTCCAGTTGCCTTGTGCGTTCCCGAGGATATAGCGTTCTCCAATACGTCCTTTCGACGCGGCGAGGATATGGCCGCAGGCCACGTCGCGCACGTGAACCCAGTTTAATCCGGTGTCGAGAAAGGCCGGCATGCGTCCGGAGAGGAGATCCACGATAACCTGGCCTGTCGGCGTGGGTTTGGCGTCACGCGGACCGATCGGGGCGCTGGGATTGACGATCACCACGGGAACTCCTTGTTGCGCCATGTTCAGCGCCACACCCTCGGCTTTCCATTTCGATCTTTTGTAGTGATTGGACATTTGCGATTCGCTCACCGGAGCTGTTTCGTCGGTCGGTTGGACGGGATTTTTACCGTCTTGCGGAAGACCGATGCAGCCCACGGTGCTGGTATAAACGACACGCGAGCATCCGGCCATCCGGGCGGCATTCAAAACATTTCGCGTTCCTTCGACGTTGTCTTCATACATCGGGGCGTAGTCGCGCAGCCACAAGTGGTAACTGGCGGCGGTGTGAAAACACCACTCGCTTCCCCGCAACGCGCGCTCCAGGCCGGGACGATTGCGGATGTCTCCCTCCACGATTTCGCAGTCCAAGCCGTCCAGCCCGAGGCGAAGGCTGTTCTTGCGGCAGAGCGCCTTGACTTCATGTCCGGCGCGGAGGAGCTCGGCCACGAGATTGGATCCGACGAAGCCTGAAGCTCCTGTCACGAAACACTTCATGCGTCGATTCTGAAGGGTCGGACAGGTGAAGGAAAGCGCGCGGTGCATCGGTATTGCCAGGTCCGCCGGGAGCGATCACATTCCTTCCGATCCGGACAAGCTCATCGATTTTCATTTGAAGACGCTGTTGCGCTCGTGTGGGATTAACCCGGCCGGCATCATTAACTCGCAAAGCCCATGAAAAGTTCGTTCCTACTCATCGTTCGTCACGTCACTGTGATGCTGGCCGTCATGGCGGGGGTTCTGAGTGCCCTGGCCGCCGAACCGCTCCGCGTTTTCATCCGCGGGGGGCAGTCGAACCGGGGCCAGGAGGTTCACGCTCATCCGCGATTCCTTGGAGAGTGGACTCAACTCTTGACCGGGCGCGGCATGAAGGTGGAAGGCGCCATGGAGCTGCCCACCGCCGAGCAGTTGGAGCGAACGGACGTGTTGGTGATGTATGCGCAGGAGGGGGGCGATGTTCCGGAGGAGAAACGGCCGGGATTGGAGGCGTTCCTAAAGCGGGGTGGAGGCTTGGTCGTGCTGCACACAGCCACAGTGCCGCTCAACAAACCGGGGCATTCCGCTTACTTGAAATCGGTGATCGGGGGGTCTTGGGTCTGGAACCAGACCAAGTGGCTGGAGGGACCGATGTCGTTTTACTACACCGACCAGACGCATCCGATCACTCGTGGAGCCGCGAACTTTGATCTGAACGACGAAATCTATTACGACATGGATCTGGATCCTTCGATCCGGATTCTCGGAGCGGCCTACACGCCCAACACCAGGAACGCCCGCCGGAACGATCCGCGGGGCCAGCCCACGGGCGGGAAGGTCACGGTTTACGATATTCAGCCCCAGATGTGGACGTTCGAAAGGACGCTGGAAGGGGGGAAGCCGTACCGGGCGTTCGTCTCGATTCCCGGTCATCAGTTCCGCACCTTTCATCTTCCGCATTATCGCGCGGTGCTGCTCCGGGGCATTGCTTGGGCGGGGAAGCGGGAGGCCTTGGATGCTTTCGCCAAGCCGGAGGAGCTGGCGTCCTTGAGATATCCCGAGGGGGGGCCCTCGTTGCCCGCCAAATCCAAGGCGCAGCTTGATTTGCATCCGGAATTCGAAATGTCCCTTGTGGCGGCGGAACCCTTGATCAACAAGCCCATGAACATCGATTGGGATGAGAAGGGCCGTCTTTGGGTGGCGGAGACTCCGGAATATCCGGACGGGCGCTATGCGAACGGTCCGGCGGATCTGGTCCAGCAGTGGACGGAAGGCCGTTTGAACGAGGAGACCCGGCGGTATGAACGTCCGGCCTACGATAAGATTTCGATTTTGACGGACTCCGACGGTGACGGGCTCATGGATCGCAAGCAGATCTTCCATGAGGGCCTTGAATTGGTGACCAGCTTGGTCCTGCACAAGGACGGGGTGATTGTGTCCCAGGCGCCTGACGTTTTATTTTTGCGCGACACGAACGGTGACGGGCGGGCGGATGTGGTTGAAAAGCTTTATACGGGATTGGGCGTTCAGGACACCCACGCTGTTCTCAATAATTTGCGGTGGGGGTTTGACGGCTGGATTTACGGCACGCATGGCTACAGCGCGGGCAAGGTGAAGTCCGGTGATGGCAGCAAGGAATATGGAACCATCGGTTCCGGCGTGGTGAGGTTCAAACCGGATGGTTCCGCGTTCGAGCAGTTTTCCTCCAAAGGGGGTAATACCTGGGGTTTGCAGATGGCGTGGGACCATGAGGTCTTTTGGACGCAGCCCACGAGCGGGGATCTGTTGATGCACGTCGTCATGAGTGAGGCCCAGGTGGCGGGGAGCAAGACACCGGGCCTGACTTCGTTCAAAGTCGTGAGCAAGAGTATTCAGACTTTCCCGCTCATTCCCTACGAACAACTGCCTTACGTACAGATCGATTTAGTGGGTCGTTTCACCGCGGCGGCGGGCACGGTGATTTATGGAGGGGGTGCCTGGCCGACCCGTTGGAATCAGGCTTATCTGACGACGGAGCCCACGATCAACATCGTGCATCACCAGCACGTGCGACCCGAGGGTGTGAGCTATGCGGCAAGCCGCGAAACGGGCAGGGAATCGGTGGAGTTCATCGGAGGCAAGGATATGTGGTTCCGGCCGATCGAAGTCCGCACCGGTCCGGATGGTGCGGTCTACGTGGTCGATTTTTACAATCAGGCGGTGATTCACAACGACACGCGCGGACCTAAACATGGTCCGAAGAACGCTGCGGTGCGTCCCGACCGGGACCACTATTACGGCCGGATCTGGAGGGTGCATCACAAGGAATCCAGGAAACTGGAGGCGGCCAAGCTGGAAGGGGTAGGGGGCCGCGAGCTGGCGCGGGCTTTGGAACACCCCAATGACCATACGCGCATGAACGCCGTGCGGCTCCTGGTTGAGAAGGGATTGGAGGATGGGGGAGAGCTGGCCCGGATCGTGGCTGGGGAAAAACCCGCGCACGCCAAGGTGGGGGCGCTTTGGGCCCTGGCCCGGCTCGGCAGGCTTGGCCCTTCCACCGTTTCCCAAGCCGCACGAGACGGTTCTGCCGCGGTAAGGAGGAACGCGCTCATGGCGGCGGCGGGAAGCGCATCGGGTGCTCTCGTGCGGTCCGCCCTCAAGTCGGAAAGCCTGCGATTGGCCGGGGAGTCGGACCGGTCGGTCGCGTTGCAAGCGCTGCTGGCGCTGGCTGAGTTCGATCTGAGTGCCGAAGAAGCAGTTTCGCTGGTCCGGATGTATCCCGGGATCGCGGATGCCCATGTGAGAGCCGCATTCATGAGAGCGGCGCATCGTTCGCCCGCAGCGTTCCTGGACGCGGCGTTCGCATCGAGCGATGCGGGAAAACTGGGTCCGATGGTCAATGCCCTGACCTCGACGCTGGTGGGAGCGAAGCCCGAGGAAGCGGCGAAGCTTGCGATTCTGGTGTCGAAGAAGGGTGAGGATCGAAATGCGAGCAAGAAGACCATTCTGGACAGTTTGGCGGCGTCCTCCTCGGCCCCTCCGGCTTGGACATCCGAACTGAAGGACGCCTTGCGGGCGCTGTTGCGTTCCGCGGATCTCCAAGTCGCGGCCGCGGCCTTGCCGGTGGCGGTTCGATGGGATGAAGGCAACACCTTGAGCAAGGAAACGAGGCAGGTGGGCGGCAAACTGATGGATCGACTCTCGGC containing:
- a CDS encoding YajQ family cyclic di-GMP-binding protein, with amino-acid sequence MPTFDIVSEVNSMEIENAVNQARKELATRFDFKDSPAEINLEKNEIHLTALDAYKMKTLVEMVTTKLSKRGVSPKNVDKGDPDLSPLGHARQTIKIKQGLDSTVAKEIATFVRQLGLKVTAQIQGDTVRVSGKSRDDLQSVIAAVKGKDFPLALNFQNFRD
- a CDS encoding NAD-dependent epimerase/dehydratase family protein, whose product is MKCFVTGASGFVGSNLVAELLRAGHEVKALCRKNSLRLGLDGLDCEIVEGDIRNRPGLERALRGSEWCFHTAASYHLWLRDYAPMYEDNVEGTRNVLNAARMAGCSRVVYTSTVGCIGLPQDGKNPVQPTDETAPVSESQMSNHYKRSKWKAEGVALNMAQQGVPVVIVNPSAPIGPRDAKPTPTGQVIVDLLSGRMPAFLDTGLNWVHVRDVACGHILAASKGRIGERYILGNAQGNWSMGETLKLIAEIGGSKAPLFRIPYALAYAAALCNESLSWLTGTPPRAPLAGVKMARYKMYFNPAKAIQELGMPQTSPRQAFEDAIAWFSTNGYLSKPQRR
- a CDS encoding c-type cytochrome codes for the protein MKSSFLLIVRHVTVMLAVMAGVLSALAAEPLRVFIRGGQSNRGQEVHAHPRFLGEWTQLLTGRGMKVEGAMELPTAEQLERTDVLVMYAQEGGDVPEEKRPGLEAFLKRGGGLVVLHTATVPLNKPGHSAYLKSVIGGSWVWNQTKWLEGPMSFYYTDQTHPITRGAANFDLNDEIYYDMDLDPSIRILGAAYTPNTRNARRNDPRGQPTGGKVTVYDIQPQMWTFERTLEGGKPYRAFVSIPGHQFRTFHLPHYRAVLLRGIAWAGKREALDAFAKPEELASLRYPEGGPSLPAKSKAQLDLHPEFEMSLVAAEPLINKPMNIDWDEKGRLWVAETPEYPDGRYANGPADLVQQWTEGRLNEETRRYERPAYDKISILTDSDGDGLMDRKQIFHEGLELVTSLVLHKDGVIVSQAPDVLFLRDTNGDGRADVVEKLYTGLGVQDTHAVLNNLRWGFDGWIYGTHGYSAGKVKSGDGSKEYGTIGSGVVRFKPDGSAFEQFSSKGGNTWGLQMAWDHEVFWTQPTSGDLLMHVVMSEAQVAGSKTPGLTSFKVVSKSIQTFPLIPYEQLPYVQIDLVGRFTAAAGTVIYGGGAWPTRWNQAYLTTEPTINIVHHQHVRPEGVSYAASRETGRESVEFIGGKDMWFRPIEVRTGPDGAVYVVDFYNQAVIHNDTRGPKHGPKNAAVRPDRDHYYGRIWRVHHKESRKLEAAKLEGVGGRELARALEHPNDHTRMNAVRLLVEKGLEDGGELARIVAGEKPAHAKVGALWALARLGRLGPSTVSQAARDGSAAVRRNALMAAAGSASGALVRSALKSESLRLAGESDRSVALQALLALAEFDLSAEEAVSLVRMYPGIADAHVRAAFMRAAHRSPAAFLDAAFASSDAGKLGPMVNALTSTLVGAKPEEAAKLAILVSKKGEDRNASKKTILDSLAASSSAPPAWTSELKDALRALLRSADLQVAAAALPVAVRWDEGNTLSKETRQVGGKLMDRLSASGASVESRVESARILLSTRKINEGILGRLGSVLSEGTGPLQMQLIEVLGGLQDAEAGSLLVSVLPKLGGEGQAAAVSQILKRAPWSLALVQALDSGAVRYEILGPANAYRLRQHPDNQVAERAAAVIARLRGPEMKEKDALIARFVKEVEKPGNTAKGKELFNVNCGVCHQFGGGGKYVGPPLDGIGAHGPSELLVHILDPNREVDLSFTAWSIETKDGESLQGVIARENNAMIALRDASGEREVPKTTVASRRNTGRSLMPEGFEALGEEGLRDLLAYMSAGENRYRFVDLLGAYTADSRRGMYRTVQSDVERLHLTKRGAVVAHGIPFRISEPGRHRQGYDVVVLKGGAGREMFSRTLPQKVEAKVVLPARQLHFLGGIAGWGYPAIAEKLPALKASVRYASGSTESFTLHNAVEFADYNKVVEVPGSKLVRGLTEGDQLRLHSLKLGRNEVVDSLTLESFNNDVAATLVAITADLSDQAVPGLEAVTRGAAAAPPEALKWEAGTRALLVGGGSSHDFHRFFNLADVQTLKEAGLSVNYTERAEVTAAELGKVEVVVLSVNSAGWDSPDVRRELFAFAGRGKGIVLLHAGVWLNYPRWPEYNRSIVGGASRGHDRLGEFGVKILNEAHPITRGVSKEFRLVDELYYFEPDPQGSPIEILAETTPSEKFKKPHPSVWIVKHDQARIAGIALGHDGRAHSHEDFKKLLINAVRWAAKR